The Pseudomonadota bacterium DNA segment TTTAGGGGAGGGGCCTCATGTGATTCTGCGATAAAAAGTTTGGAACGATATGACGTTATAGAGAGTTTGCAGCTCCACATCTGGCATCTCATGCTTGGGGAGCAAGGATGCGGGTGACAGCATCAACATATACCTGGGCTCCAAGTGCAATATCTTCATCTGACGTGTTTTCTGCATAGTGATGGCTTATTCCTCCAATACTTGGAATAAACATCATCGCTGCGGGTAATACCTGGGCAATAGTTCTCGCATCATGACCAGCGCCGCTAGGCATTCTTACGTGTTTTCCAGAGGCAGAAGTCTCGGCTGCAGCTTCAATCTCACATTGCATTCTCTCGTCCATTAAAGCTGGATTACTGCGCCCCCGCATCTCTATCGAAATTTCACAGGGACCATTGTTGTCTTCGGCCTGGATAATTTTCTCAAGCAGTGACTTAAGGTGTTTTAGAGTATTTTCATCGGCATCACGGAACTGAAATAGCATCTCAGCTGTTCCCGGTACGATGCTCGGTGCACCAGGATAGAGTGTAATTTTACCGATGGTCCATACAGTTCTCGATCCTGCGTGCAACGGAAATTGTTGTTCGATTTGGTTATAAATGCGCATCAGAGCTGCACCTGCATCTTTACGCATATCCATACGCGTTGTGCCGGCATGGTTTTGCATCCCGGTCGCAGTAATTTGAAATCGCCAATTCCCAACGATACTAGTGACAATTCCAATTCGGTTTCCGTCTACCTCTAAAGAACTTCCTTGTTCAATGTGAGCCTCAAACATACCGACATACCGTTCCCTATCAATTAGGGTTCTGGGTGCCGTTGCAAGTCCTGCTCGTGCAAGAGCCTCACGAAGAGGGGTTCCATCTGTGCGATTACGTGCTTTATCCAACATTTCATCAGTTAAATTACCAACTAGAGAGTTGCTGCCAATAAGTTCCCCAAAGTGTCCTTCCTCATCAGCAAACGCCATCACATCCACACCGACATCCGCTTTGTTGGATTCTGTCAGACACCTTGCAGCTTCAAGTGCATATACAATACCGAGTGCTCCATCCAACCAACCAGCATGATTCTGCGTTTCTAGATGAGAACCACAGAGTAGTTTTTTTCCTGGTGTTGGTGAGTAGCCAATGACATTGGCAACGCCATCTATATGAACATCATAACGAAGCTTCGAAAGTTGTTCTCTGAGCCAGTACCGCGTTTTCATATCGTCATCAGAGAGTGTGGGGCGGTGAACGCCAGTTTTGTATTTTCCAATCTCCCTAAGGGTGTAAAGGTCTCCCAATACACGTTTTACATTTACTTGTGGCATAAATAACCATAACTCCGGGATGCTAGGGTTGTCGGGCATGGAGAAAAATCGTCTGTCTTCATTCAAGTTTTAAATGAAGTGATTGAATTTTCCCCTTTATAGCGGAAATTTTCTAGTGACCATATTTTTGAATTTTTTTTGTGTCTTATATTGAATCCTTAGTGCTCGCTTTATGGTTTGTAACTCCGTAATTCGTTCCACTGGTCCGTAAAAGAGGAGGCCATAGCCGGACTTTTGATAACGATTACATTTTCATGGTTCCCCAAAACCGATTTGGTCACAAAGTTGTAACTCCCACTAACGACGTATAAATCATCAATCACCATAAATTTGTGATGCATGTGTGCCTTCTTCGAACCCATACGGACAGAGTGCACCGCAAGTTTTTTGTATTTCCTTTTTTTAGCCTTTTGGTAATCGGTTATGACTTGCACCTCCACTCCTCGGTCAACGGCCTTTGCCAGGGCATCGTAAATTGGATTTGGATATTTTTTGGATCCAACACTTATGCTCCATACAGCGACCAAAATTCTTTTTTGAGCTGCTGTAATTGATCGTTTTATTAGTTCCATTCCGGCGTCATTAAAACCAGCAGAAAAATATCCGTCTGCTACTTCAATCGAAAGACGCGCTGGTAAGCTATGGAAGACTTTTGAAAAGGCATTGGCAAGTTTTGTACTTTCAATATAGATCAAATTTTCGAAGTTGAGATCGGTAGCACGTTCAGTCCAATTGAAACTGCCTGTTAAAATGCCGTCACCCTGCTGACTTCGCAAAACGACAAATTTGTGATGCATCACAAACCACTTACGTTTCCGACTAGATTTATAAACACCAAGCATGATTGGCTCCACATTAGGAGTGTCATCAAAAACTTGAGAGCATTTGCCAGTACAATAATTACCGTCAAAAACGCCGGATGCACTGCGGTGTGATGTCAAACTTTTTACTATTTCTTCATGAGTTGGCTTATAGCTAGCCCATTCGATCGTTTGTGATAGCTCTATCCGCGATAACAAAAGATCCTTCGGATCGGAGTCCGCTCCGGGTCGGTCGAAAGCCCAAGCGACGCGTCCAGCTAATGGACCTTTAGCGATTGCCCAAAAGGCGACCCCATTATTAGAAAAACGTGTGGCTTTTTCGGTCGCGGCTATCGGATTACATGGAAGGCACCAAATTAGAAGTGTCGCTGTTGCAAGAAGGGTATAGGTTTTCAACACATAAAAGAATGAAAATAAACACCGACACCTAGGGTAATTATATGGATTAATTTGGGTGTTTTGTTTGTTTGTTCGCACGATATTTCTCGAATCTGCATGGGGTCATGAACAGGGACACAAGGTAACATGCAATTGTTTGTAATACTCCAATGATTCGCGAACGGGATAGTTTGTTAATAATTGCAGAGATGAGGCAAA contains these protein-coding regions:
- a CDS encoding hydantoinase/carbamoylase family amidase; the encoded protein is MPQVNVKRVLGDLYTLREIGKYKTGVHRPTLSDDDMKTRYWLREQLSKLRYDVHIDGVANVIGYSPTPGKKLLCGSHLETQNHAGWLDGALGIVYALEAARCLTESNKADVGVDVMAFADEEGHFGELIGSNSLVGNLTDEMLDKARNRTDGTPLREALARAGLATAPRTLIDRERYVGMFEAHIEQGSSLEVDGNRIGIVTSIVGNWRFQITATGMQNHAGTTRMDMRKDAGAALMRIYNQIEQQFPLHAGSRTVWTIGKITLYPGAPSIVPGTAEMLFQFRDADENTLKHLKSLLEKIIQAEDNNGPCEISIEMRGRSNPALMDERMQCEIEAAAETSASGKHVRMPSGAGHDARTIAQVLPAAMMFIPSIGGISHHYAENTSDEDIALGAQVYVDAVTRILAPQA
- a CDS encoding phospholipase D-like domain-containing protein — translated: MLKTYTLLATATLLIWCLPCNPIAATEKATRFSNNGVAFWAIAKGPLAGRVAWAFDRPGADSDPKDLLLSRIELSQTIEWASYKPTHEEIVKSLTSHRSASGVFDGNYCTGKCSQVFDDTPNVEPIMLGVYKSSRKRKWFVMHHKFVVLRSQQGDGILTGSFNWTERATDLNFENLIYIESTKLANAFSKVFHSLPARLSIEVADGYFSAGFNDAGMELIKRSITAAQKRILVAVWSISVGSKKYPNPIYDALAKAVDRGVEVQVITDYQKAKKRKYKKLAVHSVRMGSKKAHMHHKFMVIDDLYVVSGSYNFVTKSVLGNHENVIVIKSPAMASSFTDQWNELRSYKP